In Candidatus Polarisedimenticolia bacterium, a genomic segment contains:
- a CDS encoding polysaccharide biosynthesis tyrosine autokinase, whose product MEAGTTKEINLLDYWTVLQRRRWVVFTAVVVLLVTVTLGSFLIAPTYRSVCTLQIEREQPNVLEFQQVQPVGYDYMSYNDFYQTQYRLISSRNVARKAAHKLDLRNDPIVSRMVSRRGGKSMLTRMFEVFRKSPLDEIPDDPDKPYLEFVLAGLDVSPLKNTHLVEISFVSLDPELSSRIANAVANSYIEFNQSARYDSTAQASEFIASQTTELKKQISDLEGRLNQYGKEKEIIGLDDKQDITSQKLGQLNQDVLEAQVETSRKEARYRGLLTTPPESIKEVSQSNLNQQLREKAAELEREYTQKSKQFKPDWPEMLQLKAEWDAALSTLATESRKIYDDTLKTAKMEYEEASAHEKTVRAALEDQKGEAIKQKQYGVEYSSLKAAVDSKREIFNKLMQRETETGSLSKLKNAGTGNVWVVDAAEIPDHIFRPNKKMNIALSLFVGLALGVGMAFFLEYLDNSIKSTADIEKYIHLPTLGTIPMVMTLAAAGEPTGPKRLRRDPVSPAVDLVTLRDPGSPASEAYKTLRTSLLLSTADAPPKLIVVTSSEPQEGKTVTTLNTAITLVQSGKKVLLVDGDMRRPRLHKAIGAVNAVGLSSYLSGNAELDSIVQETQIPNLFLVSSGPIPPNPSELLASEHFDFLLETLRRSSRFDHVMIDSPPLLSVADPVIMASKAGGTILVVQCGRTARMAVARGREKLTQAKANILGVVLNDVDMRHGEYYGNQYGYHYRAYRYESAPERGETAGTAPPPVP is encoded by the coding sequence ATGGAAGCCGGTACAACGAAGGAAATCAATCTTCTCGATTACTGGACCGTTCTGCAGCGGCGCCGATGGGTGGTGTTCACGGCCGTGGTGGTCCTCCTGGTCACGGTGACGCTCGGGTCCTTCCTGATCGCCCCGACCTACCGCTCCGTCTGCACCCTGCAGATCGAGCGCGAGCAGCCCAACGTGCTGGAGTTTCAGCAGGTCCAGCCGGTCGGCTACGACTATATGTCGTACAACGACTTCTACCAGACGCAATATCGCCTCATCTCCAGCCGCAACGTGGCCCGCAAGGCGGCCCACAAGCTCGATCTGCGCAACGATCCCATCGTCAGCCGGATGGTGTCCCGGCGGGGCGGGAAAAGCATGCTGACCCGGATGTTCGAGGTCTTCCGGAAATCCCCCCTCGACGAGATCCCGGACGATCCCGACAAGCCCTACCTCGAGTTCGTCCTGGCGGGCCTCGACGTGAGCCCGCTCAAGAACACCCATCTCGTGGAGATCTCCTTCGTCAGCCTGGATCCCGAGCTCTCCTCGCGCATCGCCAACGCCGTTGCCAATTCCTACATCGAGTTCAACCAGTCGGCGCGCTACGACAGCACCGCACAGGCCAGCGAGTTCATCGCCAGCCAGACCACCGAGCTGAAGAAGCAGATCTCCGATCTCGAGGGGCGGCTCAACCAGTACGGCAAGGAAAAAGAGATCATCGGGCTGGACGACAAGCAGGACATCACCAGCCAGAAGCTGGGGCAGCTCAACCAGGACGTTCTGGAGGCCCAGGTCGAAACGTCGCGCAAGGAGGCCCGCTACCGCGGTCTGCTGACCACGCCTCCCGAATCGATCAAGGAGGTCTCGCAGAGCAACCTGAACCAGCAGCTGCGCGAGAAGGCGGCCGAGCTGGAGCGCGAGTACACCCAGAAATCGAAGCAGTTCAAGCCCGACTGGCCGGAGATGCTGCAGCTCAAGGCGGAATGGGACGCGGCTTTGTCCACCCTGGCCACCGAGTCGAGGAAGATCTACGACGACACCCTCAAGACCGCCAAGATGGAGTACGAGGAGGCCTCGGCGCATGAGAAGACGGTGCGCGCCGCGCTGGAGGATCAGAAGGGCGAGGCGATCAAGCAGAAGCAGTACGGCGTGGAGTACTCCAGCCTCAAGGCGGCGGTCGACTCGAAGCGCGAGATCTTCAACAAGCTGATGCAGCGGGAGACCGAGACCGGCTCCTTGTCGAAGCTCAAGAACGCCGGGACCGGGAACGTCTGGGTGGTGGACGCCGCCGAGATCCCCGATCACATCTTCCGCCCCAACAAAAAGATGAACATCGCGCTGAGCCTGTTCGTGGGGCTGGCGCTGGGCGTCGGGATGGCATTCTTCCTGGAGTATCTGGACAACTCGATCAAGTCCACCGCCGACATCGAGAAGTACATCCATCTCCCGACGCTGGGAACGATCCCGATGGTCATGACCCTTGCCGCGGCCGGAGAGCCGACGGGGCCGAAGCGCCTGCGCCGGGATCCGGTGTCCCCGGCCGTGGACCTGGTGACCTTGCGCGACCCCGGGTCGCCCGCCTCGGAGGCCTACAAGACGCTGCGGACCTCGCTCCTGCTGTCGACCGCGGATGCCCCTCCGAAGCTGATCGTGGTGACCAGCAGCGAGCCGCAGGAAGGCAAGACGGTGACGACGCTGAACACGGCGATCACCCTCGTGCAGAGCGGCAAGAAAGTGCTCCTGGTGGACGGCGACATGCGGCGTCCGCGGCTGCACAAGGCGATCGGAGCCGTCAATGCCGTCGGATTGTCCAGCTATCTCTCCGGCAACGCGGAGCTGGATTCGATTGTTCAGGAAACCCAGATTCCCAATCTGTTCCTGGTCTCCAGCGGTCCCATCCCGCCGAACCCCTCCGAGCTGCTCGCCTCGGAGCATTTCGACTTCCTGCTGGAGACGCTGCGGCGCAGCAGCCGCTTCGACCATGTCATGATCGACTCACCCCCGCTTCTGTCGGTGGCCGATCCGGTCATCATGGCGTCCAAAGCGGGCGGGACCATCCTGGTCGTCCAGTGCGGGCGCACCGCGCGCATGGCGGTGGCGCGCGGCCGCGAGAAGCTCACGCAGGCCAAGGCCAACATCCTCGGCGTCGTCCTCAACGACGTGGACATGCGGCATGGCGAATACTACGGGAACCAGTACGGCTACCATTACCGGGCCTACCGGTACGAGTCCGCCCCGGAGCGGGGTGAGACCGCGGGAACCGCACCACCGCCGGTGCCCTGA
- a CDS encoding polysaccharide biosynthesis/export family protein: MPASSRGRGAPRLRAAALLLAAAPLLLSSAIGQDSIATLLEVRPDTATATIRFICSASFVFQQAQDSDPSRVVVDLRGVRNGLKEKVNFKSELVQEISVATHSAEGVEGTRVILQLRRPMPVLLQQEKDALAVILGGREGPLPVKPASPPAPTAPPVAGKATVAGTGVTVPGIRSDYIIGKEDLLEIGVFQQPDLTRTVRVSGDGTISLPLLGVVPLEGLTTTQAEGALRDLLSDRYLNDPQVWVFVKEAKSKKISVVGAVEKPGTLEMLGSRTLLEAISEAGGLTHQAGKELHVLRTDPSGATTRIDIDLDDLMIHGNPELNIPLQPGDVLNVPIDRILHVYVDGAVRKPGEVEYKASRPLTLLQAIAAAGGLSERASQKGIVVIRTGDTGAQSTTKVDLKAVRKGKQDNFVLQNGDSIYVPETFF; encoded by the coding sequence ATGCCAGCTTCCTCCCGCGGACGGGGGGCGCCCAGACTGAGAGCCGCGGCGCTGCTCCTCGCCGCCGCCCCTCTCCTTCTTTCGAGCGCCATCGGTCAGGATTCGATCGCGACCCTTCTGGAAGTGCGACCCGACACCGCCACCGCGACGATTCGTTTCATCTGCAGTGCCTCGTTTGTTTTCCAGCAGGCGCAGGACTCCGATCCCAGCCGCGTCGTGGTGGATCTCCGCGGCGTCCGCAACGGACTCAAGGAGAAGGTAAATTTCAAATCGGAGCTCGTGCAGGAAATCTCGGTGGCGACGCATTCGGCCGAAGGAGTGGAGGGGACGCGCGTGATCCTGCAGCTGCGCCGGCCCATGCCGGTCCTGCTGCAGCAGGAGAAAGACGCGCTGGCGGTGATCCTGGGAGGCAGGGAGGGGCCGCTGCCGGTGAAGCCCGCCTCTCCACCCGCGCCCACGGCGCCGCCGGTGGCCGGCAAGGCCACGGTTGCCGGGACGGGCGTGACGGTGCCCGGGATTCGCAGCGACTACATCATCGGCAAGGAAGACCTCCTGGAGATCGGCGTGTTCCAGCAGCCCGATTTGACCCGCACCGTGCGCGTCTCCGGCGACGGCACCATCTCGCTGCCGCTGCTCGGGGTCGTGCCGCTGGAGGGTCTCACCACGACGCAGGCGGAAGGCGCCCTGCGCGACCTTCTCAGCGACCGCTACCTCAACGATCCCCAGGTCTGGGTTTTCGTGAAGGAGGCGAAGAGCAAGAAGATCAGCGTCGTGGGAGCGGTCGAGAAGCCCGGCACCCTGGAGATGCTCGGCAGCCGCACGCTGCTGGAGGCAATCTCGGAGGCGGGCGGGCTGACGCACCAGGCGGGCAAGGAGCTGCACGTGCTGCGCACCGATCCCTCCGGTGCGACCACCCGCATCGACATCGATCTGGACGACCTGATGATTCACGGCAACCCGGAGCTGAACATCCCACTGCAGCCGGGCGACGTCCTCAACGTTCCCATCGACCGCATCCTGCACGTCTACGTCGACGGCGCCGTGCGCAAGCCGGGGGAGGTCGAGTACAAGGCGTCGCGGCCCCTCACGCTGCTGCAGGCGATCGCTGCGGCCGGCGGGCTGTCCGAGCGCGCCTCGCAGAAAGGGATTGTGGTGATCCGCACCGGCGACACCGGGGCGCAGTCGACGACCAAGGTTGATCTCAAGGCGGTGCGCAAGGGAAAGCAGGACAACTTCGTCCTGCAGAACGGCGACAGCATCTACGTCCCGGAGACTTTTTTCTGA
- a CDS encoding outer membrane beta-barrel protein, with translation MAIRRVILIFVCLAFALAPRVDAGTLEEDFPTLGTVRWGPFRARPYFMIKNVGYDSNVFLEDGTPTSDFTSTGEAGLRLFSLFGQRGVIQMEEIFDYVWYQDNDDLNHFNNAFQGKGAYYMRRGRAFAELRLLSVEDRPSSEIDYQTRRTERSFGTGWEFVWPHSSLRFRLGQDHFGYDPGSEEGQNIPEALNREEKRVTITGSKRILPKTDFLLEWEGRRIDFTEPAGEPSDSRSRRISTGFNFDPSAFIRGSVKVGWQDLEPDNDLFTGYAGMVGDAILVYRFSGHTALEMRGLRQTGFTTAVNNIYYLETGYGATLTQALGDRVAGEVGISRGEVDFPRSTLAFDSEHHELVSGHRVDDIRSYFVGASYRYSALSRLGLRLGVWERSSTFDFLNRHRFTAQMIYAYNF, from the coding sequence ATGGCCATCCGCCGGGTAATCCTGATCTTCGTCTGCCTCGCCTTCGCGCTGGCTCCACGTGTCGACGCCGGAACGCTGGAAGAAGACTTCCCTACCTTGGGGACCGTGCGCTGGGGCCCCTTTCGCGCGCGCCCTTATTTCATGATCAAGAACGTGGGGTATGACAGCAACGTCTTCCTCGAGGACGGGACGCCTACCTCCGATTTCACTTCCACGGGCGAGGCGGGGCTGAGGCTGTTCAGCCTATTCGGCCAGCGCGGCGTCATCCAGATGGAAGAGATCTTCGATTATGTCTGGTACCAGGACAACGACGATCTCAACCACTTCAACAACGCCTTTCAGGGAAAAGGGGCCTATTACATGCGGCGCGGGCGGGCCTTCGCCGAGCTTCGCCTGCTTTCCGTCGAGGACCGTCCCAGCAGCGAAATCGACTACCAGACCCGCCGTACCGAGCGCTCTTTCGGGACCGGCTGGGAATTCGTGTGGCCCCATTCCTCCCTGCGCTTCCGGCTCGGGCAGGACCATTTCGGCTACGACCCAGGGTCCGAGGAAGGTCAGAACATCCCCGAGGCCCTGAACCGCGAGGAGAAGCGCGTCACCATCACCGGCTCCAAGCGCATCCTTCCCAAGACTGATTTCCTGTTGGAGTGGGAAGGCCGGCGCATCGATTTCACCGAGCCGGCCGGCGAGCCGAGCGATTCCCGCTCGCGCCGCATCTCGACCGGGTTCAACTTCGATCCTTCGGCTTTCATCCGTGGCTCGGTCAAGGTCGGATGGCAGGACCTGGAGCCCGACAACGATCTGTTCACAGGGTATGCGGGGATGGTGGGGGACGCCATCCTGGTGTACCGCTTCAGCGGACACACGGCCCTGGAGATGCGCGGGTTGCGGCAGACGGGCTTCACCACGGCGGTCAACAACATCTATTACCTGGAGACAGGCTACGGCGCGACTTTGACCCAGGCCCTGGGCGATCGAGTCGCCGGAGAGGTCGGAATCAGCCGGGGCGAGGTCGATTTCCCGCGCTCCACGCTGGCCTTCGACAGCGAGCACCACGAGCTGGTTTCGGGGCACCGCGTCGATGACATCCGCTCCTATTTCGTGGGTGCCTCGTACCGCTACTCCGCGCTGAGCCGGCTCGGGCTGCGACTTGGGGTCTGGGAGCGCAGCTCGACTTTCGATTTCCTGAATCGGCACCGCTTCACGGCCCAGATGATCTACGCATACAACTTCTGA